One Siniperca chuatsi isolate FFG_IHB_CAS linkage group LG3, ASM2008510v1, whole genome shotgun sequence genomic region harbors:
- the sh3pxd2aa gene encoding SH3 and PX domain-containing protein 2A isoform X5: MVLEQYVAVANYERQENSEISLKAGETVDVIEKSESGWWFVSTAEEQGWVPATYLDSQNVTRDDLDLGTSRTGEVTKRRKAHLKRLDRRWTLGGIVNRQQSREEKYVTIQPHTSQGKDEVSFEKGVTVEVIQKNLEGWWYIRYLGKEGWAPASYLKKVKEDFCPRKKTLTGPVEIIGNIMEISNLLQKKSVSEKDIQTDGEGSTTPERHISKSEISLPMPYNSEINAETGRRLSAGRDTNSPCLGIAASAALNENKGRGEPGSPAVARVAPHRVEIGFDAIGSPNLRQKPPPRRETNLGFQLPKPPEPPAVEAEYYTIADFQSSISDGISFRGGQKADVIEKNPGGWWYVQIGEMEGWAPCSYIDKRKKPNLNRRTSTLTRPKVPPPAPPVKKQDSEEAPPPANSASKVSEPQSRPVYEEPEYDVPAIGCEGELDADSLKDERVLDVKISSVVSDKYCSAPPSCKASPVCKASPVFTHRRASFRSVEEVAKEECIYENDGFRRSSGVEGTSVKGSSEPNSPRSYHSSTVPRKPSGSSPLAGRPMKTMTPEMNRRSQTLGRHVDISLRLQDNSPHSSSDELSRGPKKGPAFSRDVEQRIGQSPSTRPKPSVRPKPLLTKSEPQSPERMDISSLRRQLRPTSQFRHGIKPARGDDSETASVISSEDSVCSRSTSDLSSVYSKGSRGDSDVEGPSLYRSLDAYKKVQDSEVSFPAGVEVEVLEKQESGWWYIRWGSEEGWAPSYYLEPVRQVGDAGGLESDGHGSGGSKSNSLEKNEQHVLALNNINIQGLSQQHQGLRRNTPPIPSKPPGGFSKPSGMVNGGVRMRNGVRQVAVRPQSVFVTTTQPAKDAHYMTGSLRRNDSLGRSDHYGSGSATLGVRRNASFSTVRPHVVVESQTRPAERCSLGSSGSSFSTSNVQDALSRVNQRNGIPVSTVRPKPIEKSQLIHNNLGRDVYVSIADYRGDEETMGFTEGTCLEVLERNPNGWWYCQVQDSLLPRKGWVPSNYLERKK; the protein is encoded by the exons GTTGGTGGTTTGTCAGCACAGCAGAAGAGCAGGGCTGGGTGCCGGCCACATACCTGGACTCCCAGAATGTAACCAGAGATGATTTGGATCTCGGCACTTCCAGGACTGGAGAAG ttaCTAAGAGACGCAAGGCGCATCTGAAGAGGCTGGACCGCCGCTGGACCCTCGGGGGTATAGTCAACCGCCAGCAGAGCAGAG AGGAGAAATATGTCACGATACAGCCGCACACCAGTCAAGGGAAGGATGAAGTCAGCTTTGAGAAAGGGGTCACCGTGGAGGTCATCCAAAAGAACCTGGAGGGCTGGTGGTACATCAG ATATTTAGGGAAAGAGGGCTGGGCCCCTGCCTCCTACTTGAAAAAGGTGAAAGAGGACTTCTGCCCTCGCAAGAAGACCCTGACAGGCCCCGTGGAGATCATCGGCAACATCATGGAGATCAGCAACCTTTTGCAAAAGAAGTCGGTCAGCGAGAAAGACATCCAGACAGACGGAGAGGGTAGCACCACACCGGAGCGCCACATCTCCAAGAGCGAGATCAGCCTGCCCATGCCCTATAACTCTGAAATCAACGCTGAGACGGGCCGGAGGCTGAGCGCAGGCCGTGACACCAACAGCCCTTGTCTGGGAATAGCAGCGAGTGCTGCcctaaatgaaaataaagggaGAGGCGAGCCAGGGTCTCCAGCTGTTGCAAGAGTGGCACCGCATAGAGTGGAAATTG GCTTTGATGCTATAG GGTCTCCGAATCTGAGACAAAAACCTCCCCCGAGAAGAGAAACCAACTTG GGATTCCAGTTACCCAAGCCACCAGAGCCCCCTGCTGTGGAAGCAGAGTATTACACTATAGCAGATTTCCAGTCCTCGATCTCTGATGGCATCAGTTTCCGTGGAGGACAAAAGGCTGAT GTGATAGAGAAGAACCCTGGAGGCTGGTGGTATGTGCAGAttggagagatggagggatgggcCCCCTGCTCCTACATCGACAAGCGGAAGAAGCCTAACCTCAACCGTCGGACCAGCACCCTGACCCGACCCAAAGTCCCCCCCCCAGCTCCACCTGTCAAGAAACAAGACTCCGAGGAGGCTCCCCCTCCTGCTAACTCTGCCTCTAAAGTCTCTGAGCCGCAGAGCAGGCCTGTGTACGAGGAGCCTGAATATGATGTCCCTGCAATTGGATGCGAAGGTGAATTGGACGCAGATTCCCTGAAGGATGAGCGCGTCCTGGATGTGAAGATCAGCAGCGTGGTCAGCGACAAGTACTGCAGCGCCCCTCCTTCCTGCAAGGCCTCTCCTGTCTGCAAAGCGTCCCCTGTGTTCACTCATCGAAGAGCTTCCTTCAGGTCTGTAGAGGAGGTTGCAAAAGAGGAGTGTATCTATGAGAACGACGGCTTCAGGCGAAGCAGTGGCGTTGAAGGAACTTCAGTCAAAGGTTCCAGTGAGCCGAATTCCCCAAGGAGCTACCATTCCTCCACAGTCCCACGCAAACCCTCTGGATCTTCACCTTTAGCTGGTAGACCCATGAAGACCATGACACCAGAGATGAACCGGAGAAGCCAGACCCTGGGCAGACATGTAGATATCAGCCTCAGGTTGCAGGACAACAGCCCCCACTCTTCATCAGATGAATTGAGCAGAGGCCCCAAGAAAGGCCCTGCCTTCAGCCGGGATGTGGAGCAGAGAATAGGCCAGAGCCCCTCCACCAGGCCCAAGCCTTCTGTAAGACCTAAACCACTCCTGACCAAATCAGAGCCCCAGAGTCCTGAGAGGATGGACATCAGCTCTCTGAGACGGCAGCTGAGGCCTACAAGTCAGTTTCGACATGGCATCAAACCTGCTCGTGGGGACGACTCTGAAACAGCCTCTGTTATCTCATCAGAGGACTCAGTGTGTTCGCGCAGTACCTCAGATCTCTCTTCTGTTTACTCCAAAGGGAGCCGTGGTGACTCAGACGTGGAGGGCCCCAGTCTCTACCGCTCCCTGGACGCCTATAAGAAGGTCCAGGACTCTGAGGTCAGCTTTCCAGCCGGGGTTGAGGTCGAGGTTCTGGAGAAGCAGGAAAGCGGTTGGTGGTACATCCGTTGGGGATCTGAGGAGGGCTGGGCTCCCTCGTACTACCTGGAACCTGTCAGACAAGTGGGTGATGCAGGTGGGTTAGAATCAGATGGACACGGCAGTGGTGGTAGTAAGTCTAACAGCCTGGAGAAAAACGAGCAGCATGTTTTGGCCCTCAATAACATCAATATTCAGGGTCTGAGCCAGCAGCATCAAGGCTTGAGGAGGAACACTCCGCCGATTCCTTCCAAGCCTCCTGGTGGCTTCTCGAAGCCGTCCGGGATGGTTAACGGAGGAGTTAGGATGAGAAACGGGGTACGCCAGGTGGCGGTGAGGCCTCAGTCTGTATTTGTGACCACAACACAGCCAGCCAAAGATGCGCACTACATGACAGGGTCTCTGAGGCGAAACGACTCGCTTGGCAGAAGTGATCACTATGGCTCTGGTTCTGCCACTCTTGGTGTCCGCCGAAATGCTTCCTTCAGCACCGTACGGCCACATGTAGTCGTTGAAAGTCAGACAAGGCCTGCCGAGCGCTGCAGCCTGGGGTCCTCGGGGAGCTCATTCAGCACAAGCAATGTCCAGGACGCCCTTAGCAGAGTGAACCAACGCAACGGCATCCCTGTGTCTACAGTCCGACCCAAGCCCATAGAGAAGAGCCAGCTGATCCACAACAACCTTGGCAGGGATGTGTACGTATCCATCGCTGACTATCGAGGCGATGAGGAAACTATGGGTTTCACTGAGGGCACCTGTCTGGAGGTTTTGGAGAGAAACCCCAATGGATGGTGGTACTGCCAGGTGCAGGACAGCCTGCTTCCCCGCAAGGGCTGGGTCCCATCCAACTACCTAGAgcgaaaaaaataa